The sequence ctgaactaatgaactattagagattaaatgcgctgagtaattacgatttattggcggtatttgttgtagaagaaaatttttgtaacagtATAGTTTATATTTTGACTTAATTTTCTCATCAGAGGGTGGGTTGGAGTTATTTTTCTGTGTCATATTatcaattttccttttaatttcataaaagaaggggggggggggggagatgaatATAGGAAAATATTTGTCAGGTTTCCTCTTTTCTTCTAGAAAGATATTAAAAgtaagtttatatttataatatcagaTACAGTTGGAGATAATCAACAGCAAAGCAAAGTTAGGAGTGTGttaccaatttattttattaacattttattcaaaatcccACTATCATGTCTTACCAAAACATGTTTCTATAACCGATTGATAAAAGTAATACTACTTTGGCAAAATGTAATAATGGAtaaggaagaaaatataatttctttttactacaTTTATAGGGATTGtgatttttcaattcaattgtGATTTTTAAGATTtgcatattctaatattttaatgtaataaaaaaagacatcTTGCAGAGagaaaatgctataaattttgatagtctgtatattaattatctaaaacgtgttataaattttttaaaggataatattACAGATGCTAAAAAAAGaggagaaacaaaaatttaatttactatagaACCAAAAAAGTATTGTTGTAGGAATTtgtgcaaattttcttttggttatcttaaaaatagattcttataaaaatttatagtaagtAGACAAATGGttaattaacattatatttgAATGGAGTCTATTCTTGAATCTATCATACACTGTGTAGTAAGATGCAGAAAagcaattcatttattaaaaaaataggcaacttaaaatttttaatagtagagAATTTGGCAACAAAGATAAAGTCAGACatttatttttcactcaaaataattaaaataaacatacatcattaaaatatactttaattacaTATCACATCCAAACTGAAATAACATATTTCACTCAGCAAAAAATGCTAAATCAAAACCAGTttgaaaattgacattttattacataaaataaaaaataatattacattttttaaagctttctttattgaataaaaaagatcAACACAATCACTGGGGCTTGCATACAATTATAACAGCTGATGGAACCAAgcctataaaagaaaatgaagaatgagagaaaaaaaatgatgtggTACTTAATAAGTACTCAAAAATTCAAcaagcaaaatatgaaaatttcataacaGATTTGTATTCTAAGATCCAAGCAAcagtaaaaaaagaatcttaaatggcaaataaatttcctttcaagATGACCAGGATTTTCAGTTACAACtttaagtaaaacaaatattGGGAAAATGGCTTTAACAAtcagtaaattatattaatgtccataaattaagggaCAACACCAtcttatgaaacaaaataattttaaggaattatgatttaagatataaacataaaatatatgtaactttaaaataaaaagcaatgaataaattagaaatataatgcacaAAAAGAAAGTAGTGTAAAGCAAACAAAAACGTTTGTAGAAAaaacttgaacatttttttttttttttccaacccaacactttttttcataaacaagtatttaatattacatggtgatgcaatattaaatatagaaaacgggtataaaccatttttattatcatataattcttGTAATAACTGTGGTTAAGATAAGCATATACAGAAATACAATACGAAAAGCaagcaattttataaacaaatgcaAAGACTTGACATCATAATCTCAACATTGATACACAAAACACTAGCAATGAGCTTTTCCTAACATGCTTGAATAAACAATATACCACTAcagaaagagaaattattctttcttataattaaaaaaggatagattttttACTTCATAGGACTCCTAgctaatgattgaaaaaaaaaatcataaccttttcttatattattagtaaattttttaaaaaatattttcagaaattttatttctgccttaaataataaaagaggaaaaaagtaCCTAATTTGCTAAGAGGCGTATTCATATCATCTTCTGTAAACACCTTTCTAGGAAAATTCGTCATTAAGGAAAATGGTGTAGAGCCATCAGTACGATTCATTTGGACAAATAATCGCACAGCAGCTAATTCTTCATTTGCACCAAATGTTTGAGTCAAACATTCTCCATTCATGAGTCTAACCTATTAATacaacaaaaacagaaaataaagttAGAAGCATTTAACCACTTAACAGTTCCATTTTTATGCCATATTGTGAccaaatataagcatattttttataatcatttttgtattcatattgattatatgaattcaaattaacagttaaaactattataagtgttgcattaattaatttataaaaaattttaattacagcaaaaaaaaaaaaggcagtttagtttgcttttttctgaagaagaaactgaaaagaaaattttacaggaGATAATgtcaaaagcatatatttttttaaaacatacaattttaaatgattttaaaattcagctttggtattatatattttgaaacacgGAGATAAACAGAGTCCAATATTACAATCCAGACAAAAATATCTGATCTCTTTACTGACTCGTTTCTACCATTCATTTCTGAGTAACACATAAAGCACTGCTTCATTGGTCCTAGTTTCATTTCGTTGGGAGAAATCACTTCTAAAAAGTATCTTTCAGTCAACCTAAAgagatttgacaaaatttttgGTTGTCCTTTCTTCTCATTTACAGTTCTATGCCTCTCAATCAATGATTAATGAGATCGTCTAAAATCTAAATGGGTGTATTTTCTTCCCTTGTTTCTTATACAAAACATAAGCATTTCACAGTAATATGTCAAAAAggtgaaagaatattttttttctcccttttttacAATGGGATAATTGGCGAGATCCACTCTATCAATACGTTCCGTAGTATGATTGTACTCCATTATCAGTTTTGGTTTCTTTTTGATCTCAACATTGTAAGATGGCACTCCAATCATTTCAGGACTATGTACAGTAGATAAAAGAGTTACAACTTTTTTTATCCATTCACTTGATGATGCATAATTTTCTCTTTGGAAAGCATAGATTTCgtctgttttgaatttttttggacTGCAATTCCTTTGGAACGTCTTTTCTGTTTGTTAAGTTTGGGTGCTTCATACCTATCTGTTTGATTGTTGAGAAAGAATCTAGAGATGTGTCGTAATTATCAGACAATATACTTGATTCAATAGAAGCTGCATAAGAGTCATTACCACTTGAGATGGTTTGCACAGCATTGGCAATTGCTCTTGTAAAGTGCGTCTTTTTCAGTGTATATAATGAGTTGATGTATATAACCAACTTCAATTCACATgacgtaaaatattttatgctgaaTCAGGATCTCTTCAAAGATTTGTGTTGCTAACAGTATGATTGCCCCATTCACTATCActcattcttcttttattttagtacaatattatattgaaaagaaatatttgcaatgTGCATTAGCCAATACACTGAGTAAGTGCTAACAAAATTGATACGCTCAATTTTCCTGCCTAAAGAAAAGGCAATAAAACAGGTACTTGAACTGGTTTACAATCTAATCTCTCCTGGACTACTAGAGACATCTATTAGaagtaatgtaaatttaaaaaaacgaaaaagccaGGTAAATCAGTGGATTGGTGTAGAAAAATGCACTGCTCAAGCAGTGTTTGGGCAAATCGGGAAAGTCCCCTCTCACATCATCCAAATGTTGTTTGGGCAAAAGTTTTAAGTGGTCAAAACATATTAACAAACTTggacataaaaattatgaaaattatcatgAGTATTAAAAATTACgagaatgaaaatgaaagtaaCAATATCTGCCATGTTAACAAATACAATGTATTTagaaaaagcatataattttattggGATTTAATAACGTGTCTGAACCCTCAAATACTTCTCATCAGatgaaatatttctgcaaaagAGGCAGACAAGTTACACAAATCAAAAACGATCCaagcaaaaataagaattacaaatGCATGATTCCTCAGACTGATTAAAATGtgaagttaaattttcttattttagcatgATATTGATCATTCAATCATGGTAATTAGGATAAAGAGTATCATTCTTAAACcaatgcaattttcaaattattatattaaaaattaattaaaatttcaatttttattagcataaatataaaatattaatcttccaTATTCACCCAACTATAATTTTGTAGAAcaaagcaaacattttattttaaataagcatattaaatccacaaaaattaaaattaagaaaacaaaacagaAGCTAATAttgtaaaagcaaaattattgcCTAAGTAAATTGGCAAAGCAAGCAGTgttatagaaaatgaaatgctCTTAAATAATcacttgaaaaattactttttaagcaATCTATAAACTTATACAAGGATATATTTTGATTGCCAAAAGTAGATgacttttgtcaatttttttttagaatgaaaacatTCTCATAATTGCTTCTGTTACATCTactatgtttaataatttaatataaaaatcaatctcCATTCTTGATTAAATATGCTACTTGTAGCTCAATCTaaacttcatttatatttaagatttcaattatatattacaaCTCCATCAGAAGAGAAATTTTTTAGTTCACCAGAGTGGTAATAGTTTTAAAAGGTTGCACAGATCCAAAAAGAATATTGGATGCTGTTATCAGTGAAATccctttttatttcttcaaatctCTTTGTGAAAATTATAGTACCCTTTATCAGTGTCTGTCTAAGATTCCCACAAATAATTGATCACTTTCATCTAACAATTGTAGTCTATCAACTCTATTTATCATATCTTGGTGAATGCATCATCAGGAAATTTAGAGACGTATATTAATCAAATACAATAACTGATTAGGtatctattgaataaaataatacctGAATCCTGGCTTGATCATAGTTTTCTACAGGAGTAGTTACTATTTCTTTTGTCGGCACAGTTGGTGATGTTGCTTGTGGATTCGGAGCAGGCATGTTAAATTTTTCTCTCCTAGCTTGCTTGTCTCTTTCTATTTGTTCTAACACACGTtgcctaaaatatttcaaagaaggattttgattaacataaataaatataaagaaacacaAATTATAAGCAATTGGAATTCCTGAAATatcctaaaattaattaatgatgtatacagtttctttttttagttaaaagcCACTAAACAGATAAAACAttcaattagaagaataaaatgtgcaaaagtgtgctttatttatttttttttcaattgaattgcTCTATAAACAcatagcaaattttttttcacatatgcatatattatgatttaaattttagaaatttatccaATTTCCAtaagcttcaaaaaataaatcagtcAGAAAATCAAACcagattcaaaaatacaaaaagctaaGGTTTTTTTCAgtcaactgaaattttattctacaaaagtaatttatttacaaaagtcattaccaaaaacaaaaatttaaaagttgatttaataGTATAGATCTACTGTTAATAGTTATTAGGGCTATAAGGATAACAGATGTGTGCATGTACacatacaaaaataaactttgaatttctgataattgatattcatttcatcatatttcaagtaattattattttctatttttaaggaaAGTATCCTACCAGaacaaataacaaaagaaatatatatatatattataattagaaataattgcataacattttttaaaaatatgaaaagcagaattttttttaaaattgctacatTATAATTCAACATACCTGtacatttcaaaatcatatattacacaaaatactaattaatacaattaaaagacTGAATAAATATCTTCTGAAACTTATTTACCCTTTCCACGATATGTTATAGAAACAACAAcagtagaaataataaatttactaggAGTGATTCTTTTTAACTTCCAAGATTATGTTGGAGGAATTTgccttcattgaaattttaatcttatgtGTAGTCTTACAACCTGTGGAAATTTAGCATAAAATCTGTAGCAGTTGGTAAATATGcatatgctttttcttaatattaagcATTCagatggaaaaaattatatttctcattaCTGAAGACATgttctaagaaaaatttattttttaatacaccaTGTGtcactaataataatttataagtctgaaatcaaaatatatataaaaaaaattctcaaataattaaaactctgaaaatgaatcaatttttaaaaaacaaactatgATATGGATAGATACAGTTGACAGTATGTAGCAAAATCTGGCCATGagtaaaatgaataagaaattttccttatttttaaaggtaaactgcttgaaaaaattcaatttatcagaaaaaatacagtaaaatagaTACTTGCCTAGCTTGTTTGGCCTCTAGCTTTTCACGCTTTTTTGCCTCAGCCAATTGCTTCATTTCTTCTTCTTGCATTCTATAATAAATACGTTTTTCTTTAAGTTaataatggttattaattttccctttgcaaaatttacatttctatgTTTTCGTCATTCACCAGCCAATTAAGTAAAATAACagtacaattatttaaatcaattttgggGACTTGATAGTTAAACATAAAACCAGACATTAATTTACTGGAACTTTGTCAAATTGAACATATATGTTATTAATAAGtataattcatttacttttgtCTCACTTGTGTGATTTCTTGTCCTGTTTTTCTACGGCTTATTTCTCTTTCAAGggcttcttttttttcttgctcTTGTCTTTCTAATCTTCGTTGCTTGATTATAGTTTCCAGTCTAATAGGGGGggaaaaactgataaataaaaagcaaaaacagaCACAAATTTTTGAAGACTCAATATGAATTATATACTGTTAGCAGAATCATGTAGAACAAGTAGATTCGaacattatacaattttaaaaataaggtaaaTTAAGCATGATGATATCTTACTATGATCACATCCAATATGAATTTTTTCTCTATAACGAAAATATCTTTTCCCAAGTATAAATAACAGATTAATCTCCCTTCtctgttaaaattatattaaaaaattaatacactaaAGTAAGaaacattccaaaaatttaatatgatattcaGAGAATAAATTACTGACAGTTTTAAAGCATCTAGGATAGATTTCCAATTCTTCTCATACTactttttataccaaaatttctaagaaaaaaactTGCTGAACTAAAAAGTTAATTACgctataaaatataagtaataaccatagccttttaaaataaaatttgaaaagagcaccagaaaataaataatttaaatggaaaaaaatttggtatatttattatttttttaaaaagagtaatttaaaattttacacaaaaaagttAGTTATAGCTTAGAATATGATACACAAAGCAATTATGTTATTATTACTGACAACTTCTGATTTTGACATGCATTCAATAGAATAGATTTACAAGCTTTAcagatgttttgaaaaaattttcaacaaagaatATTTACTAGTAATAAAGGAAAGCATTGTGCTTGTAAGTACTTTGCAGTACCCTTTCTGTACGAGAACTACAATATTTGGAGAATAAAAATGTGAACTTGGGAAAGTTTTTTCCTCACATAAAATGTTgattacagttttaattaattatacattgcaaaaataaaaataatattgtgcaaaaatgatatttaaaccactttaaaattaaaaaaaaaatcatctatttttattattttaatttctttgtcaaGCAATTAGTATTTgagttttgacaatttttcaataatacttttttttttttttgaaaacttttttcaatatttttttatcattataaggAAGTTGAAGCTTTTTACATTTTGTCAGTGAAATTTAATAATGTGATTTTCTGTTCATTAATTGCACAGTTTTCAagcatgaaatgaaatttcagtgGGCACACACCAGCCTTAGATTGTGACAGCAGGGCTCTGAacatatttagatatttgaaCATATGCAAAatggaaatagattttaaatctaatcGTTGGTACTTAATAGCCctgtattttccaaaataagtctatttaacatttaaatatgcttttttttaaattatgaaattacttatttcttgaaaactaaaacagaaaaaaattcaatccatGGTATGCATTTGAATAcgaagaaaaacttttttctttttcagaataatttgcATATATAATACTGAATTTCCTACATAGGTAAAGATATTATAGAATTGGAAAATCTAGGCAACACTCAAGAAGCAAAATAATATGATAGTAAAAgcaacccccccccctctcatAATTTAAAggcatttctaaaattaatacataaaaactcTTTCAAGAGGGAAGAGCAATGTTGACCtccattcaaattataaaaaatttctttttaactagtAAATCATTTTCctgaatatatatactttttaatttacaaggaACTTTTAGTCTCacattcatgaaatataaataagccctttttaaaaaaattgaaccatgtattaaaagtaatatgaaaatttggtattttacttGCTTATAACTTTTTTCCAAATGcacatacttttttatttgttctttcttcTCTTCTTCTGTAAGAGGCTTAATTTCTTCCGAAGATTCTGAAAAACTCTGATGACCAGTTTTAACAGCATGAAACTCGACTTCCGAGTCTGTACGGAATTTTTTATTACACCTAAAAAGGAATATAtaggatatatttaaataattattataaaggaGATCTAATGGTTGAAAGAATGATTAACAgaaacaataagtaataaaagctaTAATGATTAATAAGAACATTACGaaattagaatacattttaaGATAAGAACGAATCTAACAAATTGCAATCTAGGTTAGAAGATTAAATTACAAATTGCAATCTAGATTAGAAGattaaattacaaatgaatttgCTATAGAAACTGGTAAAAAAtccagctattttaaattatgtagaagaagaaaaaagctatattaaagtgaaatattgtaacaataatcaatattataaattatcattataattaaaaatgcaaagggGAAAACTTTAACAGATCAAAGTACGTGATTTCAGTATATGCATATGCTTTCAATGTTTTAAAGTACTAAAGTATTTATGTACAATAACATCATTATATCAGATCTTTATACTCATATCAGTCACAAGACATACAAAATGaagctgaattaaaattatagaacacAGAATGAATATTTCTGAGAAAGTAAGTTTATTATAGTAGAACAAGAAAATGCTGTAActctcaatattattattttaaatatcagacaaaaaaaaaaaaaagacctccATTTTTTGCAATTACTACTGTGCctattaaatacaaaatctaatgtaattcaaattttttttgataaaattattttacatcataCTGAAGAATAACATTGTATATGTAGCAGTCAAATCGACATTTCTTTCCTCATTGGCTACAGTGCACCCCTTCTAGTTCTTAAATGCCAATCAGATTatccatttttactttatttctcataattttagaCCAAAATTAGAGGAGCTTACAGTAAATTTTGTTAAGCATTTGGCCAATTACAGATAAAGGCAATGTAGATATTACAAATCATATTTTCAACGTTTAGTCAAAGAAATGAAATCCAAGAAAAgtgtattcaataaaatataaaaatgcaggaGCACTATCTCTACAAATATcagcatttttctaaatataagatATCAGAAAAATTCAGAGTTAAGGCCAAAAGAGGAGGGAGTATAGAAAATAGTGACAAATCTGTCTACTGTTTACTTTCATTCCAAATACATTCAACAGTAAAATACACATCCacaattttaatatgaagatatgttacaaaaaatatggcaattaaactaaaaataatgaatctaGCAGAAACATCTTCCACATATAATTCAAAGCAActataacaaataaaacaaaagataattttttatcatagaCACTTACTCATCACATTTCAAAGATTTAGCTTGAGTTAAAAGTTCTTCGTCTACTTCTGTCACAGCTTCACTTTCACCTTCATTTGCTGTAACTTCCTGATTTGCTGATTCTGTGACTTCCATTTGAATAGGTAAATCTAATATATTGAACAGATCATTCAGTGTTAagaaaaaccaaacaaaaataaaaacaatagactgttcaaatattagaaaaaatgaatttataaatatctgttgaatatttaaagtttaaattaactatacagcaaaatacaaattaaaaaaaaaatgtccttgaTTCATTTCAATTATCAAAGGAACATAATAGGAagcatttgcaattaaattgccatttttgcaacattaataaaagaaagaaaattagattttggGTAAAATTCTGCCCACAGATGAGACTTGGAATCACCATTCTTCACCTGAAACAAAGCACGGCACCGCTGAATACAAATATTCCACATTATTTAACGTACAGTAGAAAACATCGTTTCCTTAAAAAATCATAAGCAAACTTGTAcgttatctttcattttattttcaataataaaatataatattcaattcaataaattctattcgaaaaaaatgcagtattcaaaatatataaacatttatatgtaTTCTAGTTCTTAAATCAAAagctttccaataaaaaaaaaacttctcaaaaagaataataaacttcCACTAGAATACAATTAATTCTAAAACGAACATTCAGTTAATTCAGCATCAGAATAACTTTTATAACATATGTTCATGGCTATCAGAAATTTAACTATTCCAgatcattattaaatatcattttttttctaaaaggtaaatgtaaaatataacacACTTCCTTGAATCAAAGTGTTGAATTGATCCATCTACAGGGGAAGGTACTGATTATACCGTTATTCAACAGAGAAGGTTTGATGCATAGAGTTCATGCTGAAGGGTGCTACTAGTACATCTTATAGTGAAACCTTAAATCAACATTCAATATCACTTAATATTCAGTGGCCATGTAAACTGCTCAGAGACACTGTAATTTGGCATGACAGTGCGAGACCTAGAGCGACAAAACAAGCATATGAACTTCCGAAAAAGTTTAAGAGGAAATTATGGGATTACCTTCTTATGGCTCAGAAATTTCATCTTGTGAAGATTCATATTAAGACAATAACATTGATCTTTCTGTAGATGACAATTTAGGATAAGCATTGGTAAAAATCGTGCTCTAcaaacttaattcaaaattttaaatatgactttttcaataacatataagcatatttttaagtaaataatgattttaaataaatttaataattatatgaacaatcaatataataaatcataaaacacTATATCTAAAGAGAAAATTGAATGTTACATCTCTTTTTACAGAtgagcatttataaaaaaaatctttgtaattaacaattttagcatttttattgaagaatatgaatcaaaataatgaataatatcacTCTAGAAATTATACAGCAATTTAGACTTCTTAAAATAgagtaaatataaaagaaatttgatgaaaattaaacaaataactactctatctgaaattataattcatatatttaatttttttttatacacaagATACTTTAAACAGTATTAAAAGCAATGGATTAAAATCCAAGaaacatttacatttacaaaaaaaaaaaaaacccttattacttattttttaatgcataggtattaataacaataaactgtaaaaaattaaaaactatatatattatgtctatattattaattaattgtcttTATTATACCTGAagtaatattatacaaaattttaataaaatgttgtcaTCCATTTTTGAGAAATCATGCTTTGCACTTTAAAttttagatagataaaaaaattactcatcaaaagaaacatttaaagttttgatttttactttaaggaaataatatttaatcctgcatacttaaaaatcaacaattttataacaatttctttattctctatcatctttataaaaaaatttctgccttTCCTGGAAGCTGGCTCTATTATCTGGACAATTTTGAGAGTGGGAAATAAATGTATGTTAGCAATAGCAATGCCCTATTTGTTTAAAACTACCATACCATTTTAACATGTGGTGGCTTGGAATAGTATCTAATTCATCAAATACTCTTTTTATGCCAAAGAAACCCTCATTAAATAATACCATAGCTCTAGAAGTCCCTAAACATAAATTCTGCCcattaaacaaatatatgtttGGATAAtgttacaggggtgtttgtgggaccccaaaaaatcccctgaaacttttacggacttactaccgacattttggagtttcgagatggggggggggggagaaatgaaaaattcaaattatgaagtattgaatgacctaattataaaagttcaatgaattactttttttgcaaaattaataaccataaattttcaaacatataaactactacattttatgtaaatattttaaattacctgaattaattctttaaaaaaattatctaatttctgctgcttttttttattttctgatgtttgtgggcttgtctttcttttgtggtgaacttcataattgcaggaaggttgacttttattttcctcatttacagttgaagaaatttcctcgagaactgcacatgcagaggtagaagcagtttgcttttctgctaatgtagaaggtttttcagagacttttatagatgactcatctgaaatacatgtttttaagtcctcttgatatgttttccaacttctgttcatattcagtaagagatctttgtgaattggatcagtcattggattttttgagccatatttttcacatgaggtttctttagaagccattaaatcatatttaatagtctgcactgcatctagggaatcaatcttaagagaggttctatagtcagtgacaagtgtatccattaagttgaatgcactttccactaatgggccatggaagcagctaaggcaggctttgaccaatttagccaatgtaggatacttataatcatttgtgaaatcatcttttaaattaaaaactttagaccaatatttatcaattgtacacttgacttgatttccactttcatcagatgtgtagagcatttctttggtgatatcaatatcactctggtataaccttatttcagcttctacttttgacttttcattatcactaaaaatatgggacataaaagatgacaatttttcaaaagctaatattgtactggttctacctcttagctctggatctaatgctgtaaaactaattagatatgaatttttaaggggtaatttctgtttcatatgctgtgctgtattagtataagctttcatcagagaaatttggaattc comes from Argiope bruennichi chromosome 2, qqArgBrue1.1, whole genome shotgun sequence and encodes:
- the LOC129989221 gene encoding UBX domain-containing protein 1-A-like, with protein sequence MSDLSMLMDMGFDKSQAERALEVTGNKGVEPAMEWLLAHSDSNEPVPQETFSFSDGEKNLPIQMEVTESANQEVTANEGESEAVTEVDEELLTQAKSLKCDECNKKFRTDSEVEFHAVKTGHQSFSESSEEIKPLTEEEKKEQIKKLETIIKQRRLERQEQEKKEALEREISRRKTGQEITQVRQKMQEEEMKQLAEAKKREKLEAKQARQRVLEQIERDKQARREKFNMPAPNPQATSPTVPTKEIVTTPVENYDQARIQVRLMNGECLTQTFGANEELAAVRLFVQMNRTDGSTPFSLMTNFPRKVFTEDDMNTPLSKLGLVPSAVIIVCKPQ